Proteins from a genomic interval of Hippocampus zosterae strain Florida chromosome 14, ASM2543408v3, whole genome shotgun sequence:
- the spata7 gene encoding spermatogenesis-associated protein 7, with translation MGYAEDSIDMESRRRSVLCGPGSSVNIRSQALKSSPFSPHSSSRWAQALITDHMMSHYKRIYSAQSVIDTSVPKSLKQSVKYSDRMRQERLKKGGRPQSAHLLSHRNSRASCYSAHSRCSMQSEYRPYLCSRNSMHSAPGFSSSFHAKEVPSPTKATPKNHHHHHRPHSAAELKFRNQEPTSHGRPAASYLCASSEPNFLKAFRDPVQKTYSGDLLEKHSQHFTQDKPFTPKMLKSEKSSYLSSYRYYRAPGGAHPVQDLEDLKLEKRATTAQHTPELVEPPQEINKEHQLAEGDHTGTYSITPKQQTNKNRDYDPFDYSTRFSFEGVNMSPSAEDEELMYLEFINDVTEDILSRGSVSDRVLNRVIQRHIDMNLQRLDEAKMRHLLDILRNNLDEPSAPSSYSEELGKKDLLESLLVLPESTLEQVKTEVDNSFSDHVSKSNNSPEHSPEPVLSSTPLWSPEQSSLLTPNEKTEEGTSEYVSSNEEKDEDYQAVMTDDDANQEELLQVQAESAAQGKSKELQDLERRFSESLHVNKDPKGDNLDSSSEHQINTLASVSDDDF, from the exons ATGGGATACGCTGAGGATAGCATTGACATGGAGTCGAGAAGAA gGAGTGTATTATGTGGTCCCGGGTCTAGCGTTAACATTAGAAGTCAGGCATTGAAAAGCAGCC CGTTTAGTCCTCACTCCTCCAGCAGGTGGGCCCAAGCTCTTATTACAGATCACATGATGTCTCACTACAAAAGGATTTATTCAGCACAAT CTGTTATCGACACGTCAGTACCCAAAAGCCTTAAGCAGAGTGTAAAGT ACAGCGACCGGATGAGACAAGAGCGTCTGAAGAAAGGAGGCCGTCCCCAGTCAGCACATTTGCTCTCGCACAGGAACAGCAGAGCCTCATGTTACTCGGCACAC AGTCGATGTTCCATGCAGTCTGAATACAGGCCCTATCTGTGCTCAAGAAACTCCATGCACTCCGCCCCTGGATTTAGCAGCTCCTTTCACGCAAAGGAGGTCCCGTCTCCAACTAAAGCTACCCCaaagaatcatcatcatcatcatcgccctCATTCCGCCGCAGAACTCAAGTTCCGAAACCAGGAGCCGACGTCCCACGGGCGGCCAGCGGCTAGTTACCTGTGCGCCTCGAGTGAACCGAACTTCCTCAAGGCATTTCGTGATCCTGTGCAGAAGACTTACAGCGGCGACTTGCTGGAGAAACATTCGCAGCACTTCACCCAAGATAAGCCTTTCACACCAAAGATGCTCAAGTCGGAAAAGAGCTCATACCTGTCAAGTTATCGCTACTATCGAGCACCGGGGGGCGCCCATCCGGTTCAAGATCTCGAAGACTTGAAATTGGAGAAACG AGCCACGACTGCGCAGCACACACCAGAGTTGGTTGAGCCACCTCAG GAAATCAACAAAGAGCATCAGTTGGCTGAGGGCGACCACACCGGCACATATTCAATAACgccgaaacaacaaacaaataaaaaccgaGACTATGATCCCTTCGACTATTCCACCAG GTTCTCCTTCGAGGGGGTAAACATGTCTCCAAGTGCAGA GGATGAAGAATTAATGTACCTTGAATTTATTAACGACGTAACGGAAGACATCTTGTCCAGAGGATCAGTCTCTGACAG GGTCCTCAATCGGGTGATACAGCGACATATTGATATGAATCTGCAACGTCTGGATGAA GCTAAAATGCGCCACCTTCTGGACATCCTGCGCAACAACCTGGACGAGCCTTCCGCTCCGTCCTCTTACAGCGAAGAGCTTGGGAAAAAAGACCTGCTCGAGTCCCTTCTTGTGTTGCCCGAATCAACCCTGGAGCAGGTGAAAACCGAAGTAGACAACAGTTTCTCTGATCACgtgagcaaaagcaacaattctCCTGAGCACTCCCCGGAGCCCGTGTTGAGCTCCACGCCGCTTTGGTCTCCTGAACAAAGTTCTCTTCTGACACCGAACGAAAAGACGGAAGAGGGCACAAGCGAGTATGTTAGTAGTAATGAAGAAAAGGATGAAGACTACCAAGCGGTCATGACGGACGATGATGCCAATCAGGAGGAGCTCCTTCAGGTCCAAGCTGAGTCAGCTGCTCAAGGAAAATCCAAAGAGCTTCAAGACTTGGAAAGAAGGTTTTCGGAGTCGCTGCATGTCAATAAAGACCCTAAAGGTGACAACTTGGACTCTTCCAGTGAGCACCAAATAAATACACTGGCTTCAGTTAGCGACGACGACTTTTGA